From Methanobacterium congolense, one genomic window encodes:
- a CDS encoding TIM barrel protein → MSYVKFGPAGRPVDYNGNANMACSYIRSIGLDAYEYQATYGVKISEKSAIELKMDSDESNVLVSMHAPYYVNLSSNKDDVVERSIQRLVQAASASEWMGAYRTVFHPGFYTTYTPEEAMERCKNSITIIQEELEAQGVNDYNLAPETTGKKSQLGSLDEIIEICSSFDYVEPTVDFAHVHARNNGCIKGKDDYSRIFTKLEDELGLKTLHSHFTSIEYTDKGERKHHTLMEEDYGPPLEPLMEIVAENGWNITMICETPLRDRDALVMKGVYDEVLGSNI, encoded by the coding sequence ATGTCTTACGTTAAATTCGGACCAGCAGGAAGGCCTGTGGATTACAACGGCAATGCAAACATGGCCTGCAGTTACATAAGATCCATAGGACTTGATGCCTACGAGTACCAGGCAACCTACGGAGTAAAGATATCAGAGAAATCTGCCATAGAACTTAAAATGGATTCAGATGAGAGCAACGTGCTGGTTTCAATGCACGCACCCTACTACGTGAACCTCTCCTCAAACAAGGACGACGTGGTGGAAAGATCGATCCAGAGGCTGGTGCAGGCAGCCAGTGCCTCAGAGTGGATGGGAGCCTACAGAACAGTGTTTCACCCGGGTTTCTACACAACCTACACACCTGAAGAGGCAATGGAGCGCTGTAAAAACTCCATAACCATTATACAAGAGGAACTGGAAGCACAGGGTGTGAATGATTACAACCTGGCCCCTGAAACAACTGGTAAGAAGTCCCAGCTTGGAAGCCTGGATGAGATCATAGAGATCTGCAGCTCCTTCGACTACGTGGAACCCACAGTGGACTTTGCCCATGTTCACGCACGAAACAACGGTTGCATAAAAGGTAAGGATGACTACAGCAGGATATTCACGAAACTTGAGGATGAGCTGGGCCTTAAAACCCTCCACAGCCACTTCACAAGCATTGAGTACACGGATAAGGGTGAGAGGAAACATCACACCCTCATGGAAGAGGATTACGGCCCACCACTGGAACCCCTCATGGAGATTGTTGCTGAGAACGGCTGGAACATCACCATGATATGTGAAACACCACTCAGGGATAGGGATGCCCTGGTTATGAAGGGGGTTTATGATGAGGTTTTAGGAAGTAATATCTAA
- a CDS encoding DUF365 domain-containing protein: MEIKGVTHPVPTEYAKRIYNESKSVFIGKRSLRKAKKGSKFIIYESQGARAYTGWADVISIEKMKPSSISRKYKNQMILTPEELKEYAKNRAEMNVIVFENFEKFQKPVVPKRFISVGGKYIYETEFNMIKKNKD; the protein is encoded by the coding sequence ATGGAGATAAAAGGAGTCACACATCCAGTACCAACGGAATATGCCAAAAGAATTTATAATGAAAGTAAAAGTGTTTTTATTGGAAAAAGATCGCTTCGAAAAGCTAAAAAAGGTTCTAAATTTATCATTTATGAATCTCAAGGTGCAAGGGCTTACACTGGATGGGCAGATGTTATTTCAATAGAAAAGATGAAACCATCATCCATTTCACGGAAATATAAAAATCAGATGATACTTACACCAGAAGAACTCAAGGAATATGCAAAAAATAGGGCAGAAATGAATGTAATAGTTTTTGAAAACTTTGAAAAATTCCAAAAACCTGTTGTACCTAAGAGGTTCATTTCTGTTGGTGGTAAATACATTTATGAAACTGAATTCAACATGATAAAGAAAAATAAGGATTAG
- a CDS encoding site-specific DNA-methyltransferase, producing the protein MPESLIEELPKIVKQGKKEAQRILDGLSKSSRVTLQTNELVLPAKDSADLYRGKIKEESPTHTHFGFQNRLIYGDNLLAMQALLAGDAETPSMRGKIDLIYIDPPFDSKADYRTKIHLPGTDIEQRPTAIEQFAYSDTWKDGTASYLQMMVPRLVLMRELLSEQGSIYVHIDWHVGHYLKVILDDIFGKDNFRNEVIWYYGERQLPTATKFNNKHEVIYYYSKSKDPYFKMVFKPFSKDYIKKFFKKDENGRYYTSTDGGKGKPRYKRYLDESPGIAMDTVWDDIKMIGSIAMKKERVNYQTQKPEALLKRIIEASCPENGTVADFFAGSGTTGAVAEKLGRKWIMSDLGKPACMITRKRLIDQDADPFIFQSIGDYQKEQFEKSEFRTIRDLAHVIINLYGATPFPSNEGAPANAGYIKQSRTLVVVDSPSKMTGYNTLKRAQEFRNRYAGGWKKVVVLGWNFVSDIGQIIRNLNDKNLEVLVIPPDLLDKLKTKAKYKKLIDSKKIRFSSLQYLKVKPVKIEDHYDGKNHRMTIELDNYVLLSPDALPLDDKNQEKLAKVISDDPLALIEYWSIDPDYDGEVFRSKWQDYRQNVANDNDPFRVVRKAELVIPKENRRRRVCVKAVDVFGFESATVLEVM; encoded by the coding sequence ATGCCAGAATCGTTGATAGAAGAACTACCAAAGATAGTGAAGCAGGGAAAAAAGGAAGCCCAAAGAATATTGGATGGACTCTCTAAATCTTCAAGGGTAACCCTACAGACAAATGAGCTGGTACTACCAGCCAAAGATAGTGCAGATCTTTACAGGGGCAAGATAAAAGAAGAAAGCCCTACACACACACACTTTGGTTTTCAAAATCGGTTGATCTATGGGGATAACCTTCTTGCAATGCAAGCACTGCTTGCAGGAGATGCTGAAACACCTTCTATGAGGGGTAAAATAGATCTAATTTACATTGATCCTCCCTTTGATTCTAAAGCTGATTACAGAACCAAAATACATCTTCCTGGAACAGATATTGAGCAGAGGCCTACTGCAATTGAACAGTTCGCATATTCAGACACATGGAAAGATGGAACTGCAAGTTATCTGCAGATGATGGTTCCAAGGCTGGTTTTGATGCGTGAACTTCTGTCTGAACAGGGTTCTATTTATGTGCACATTGACTGGCATGTTGGGCATTATTTGAAGGTTATTTTGGATGATATTTTTGGTAAGGATAATTTTAGGAATGAAGTAATTTGGTATTATGGGGAAAGACAACTCCCAACGGCAACTAAATTCAACAACAAACATGAAGTTATTTATTACTATTCTAAAAGCAAAGATCCTTACTTCAAAATGGTTTTCAAGCCTTTTTCTAAAGACTACATAAAAAAATTTTTTAAAAAAGATGAGAATGGCAGATATTATACTTCGACAGATGGAGGAAAGGGTAAACCTCGTTATAAAAGGTATTTAGATGAATCTCCTGGAATAGCTATGGATACTGTTTGGGATGATATAAAAATGATTGGTAGTATTGCTATGAAAAAGGAACGTGTGAACTACCAAACACAAAAACCGGAAGCGTTGTTAAAAAGAATAATTGAGGCATCATGTCCTGAAAATGGAACTGTAGCAGACTTCTTCGCAGGCAGCGGAACCACAGGTGCAGTCGCAGAAAAACTCGGTAGAAAATGGATCATGTCTGATCTTGGCAAACCCGCTTGCATGATAACGAGAAAACGTCTCATAGATCAGGATGCAGACCCATTCATCTTCCAATCAATAGGTGACTACCAGAAGGAACAGTTCGAAAAGTCAGAGTTCAGAACAATCAGGGACTTGGCCCATGTCATAATAAACCTCTACGGTGCAACACCATTTCCTTCAAACGAGGGAGCTCCAGCCAATGCAGGATATATAAAACAGTCCAGAACCTTGGTGGTTGTTGATTCACCCTCAAAGATGACTGGCTATAACACCCTTAAAAGGGCTCAGGAGTTCAGGAACCGATACGCTGGGGGTTGGAAAAAAGTTGTTGTCCTTGGATGGAATTTTGTATCAGACATAGGTCAAATAATCAGAAATCTTAACGATAAAAATCTTGAAGTCCTTGTTATACCTCCAGATCTCCTTGATAAACTCAAGACCAAGGCTAAATATAAGAAACTCATAGACTCTAAGAAGATAAGATTTTCGTCACTTCAATACCTCAAAGTCAAACCTGTTAAAATTGAAGATCATTATGATGGTAAAAACCATAGAATGACTATTGAATTGGATAACTACGTTCTTTTATCCCCTGATGCCCTTCCACTTGATGATAAAAACCAGGAAAAACTTGCAAAGGTAATTTCTGATGATCCCCTAGCTCTAATTGAGTACTGGAGCATAGACCCTGATTACGATGGTGAAGTCTTCAGGAGTAAATGGCAGGATTACAGGCAGAATGTTGCAAATGACAACGACCCATTCAGAGTTGTAAGGAAAGCTGAGCTTGTCATACCCAAAGAAAATAGGAGAAGAAGGGTATGTGTTAAAGCCGTTGATGTATTTGGATTTGAGAGTGCAACTGTTCTGGAGGTTATGTAG
- a CDS encoding DEAD/DEAH box helicase — translation MARKTLGGTGNIPLQFAGNLTAIVNEAWEDGSLIEKVSPVTQDLLRYWFNDAFCDIRNFNFHSGQKQAILNTVYLHEVLKVKDVMDMYMSISPELLQEMDLEDLETEKYKHPKYAVKMATGTGKTWVMNAILIWQYLNAKYEDQPSGRFSKNFLIVAPGLIVYERLLDAFLGKEQVDGTRNFEESDFKKFEKLFIPSAYKDTIFGFIQSNVVKKEEIGKKVTGDGMIAITNWHLLAGEDEKTEKLSPIEDPTSVMDDVLPIAPGKTAGNALDSLDNRYLRGMEIEYLKNLPNMVVFNDEAHHIHQFKKGGEFLEVQWQKSLLKISEPKKDRFVQIDFSATPYNVTGSGPKRVQHFFPHVMVNFDLKTAIRQGLVKTIALDRRKEVATMKLDFKALRDGKDVVGLSDGQKIMLRAGLQKLNILEKEFVELTADKDGFSNKHPKMMIICEDTKVAPFVTDFLIKSEGLSEEDILEIHSNRKGDITEKEWAETKQKLFNIDKKDTPRVIVSVLMLREGFDVNNICVVVPLRSTTSPILLEQTIGRGLRLMWREPEFQESKTENRIRLMEKKEKPLNYLDILSIVEHPAFIEFYEKYVDDGSVIVDPNPPKDRQSILGDIIKVGLREDYEKYDFYWPIIVRDREENLAPADLSFDDMEPFSVPLETLSKLVPKGGDVFYSEEVTVRTRFGEYSVTADIFNASSYNEFISKLVNGISSMLVPVGRKDKVFPRLQVNNAEIAGLVDDYIRHKLFNEEFDPMRGDNWRILFLSESKIIAHIMKNVSKAIYEMQNSVDVSEAEVLKTYFSEVSEIKMRENYSLDVSKTIYEKLAYPSNKGGFEKAFIEFVDNDSSVDSYLKINENYHDFAHITYIREDGLLAHYYPDFIARIEGDVYLVETKAEKDLNNPNVQQKRRATIDFVDKINDLRPEDRMYSFWNYVLIGENTFYEMSENGASTREILEYAKLSKAKVEGTLEDYFI, via the coding sequence ATGGCCAGAAAAACCCTAGGGGGAACTGGAAACATCCCTCTCCAGTTTGCAGGAAACCTCACAGCAATAGTTAATGAAGCATGGGAAGATGGCTCCCTAATCGAAAAGGTTTCACCTGTAACTCAGGATCTCCTCAGATACTGGTTCAATGATGCCTTCTGCGACATAAGAAACTTCAACTTTCACTCAGGACAGAAACAGGCTATATTGAACACCGTATACCTCCATGAAGTCCTGAAGGTCAAAGATGTTATGGATATGTATATGTCCATAAGCCCTGAACTTCTCCAGGAAATGGATCTCGAGGATCTAGAAACTGAGAAGTACAAACACCCCAAATATGCAGTTAAAATGGCCACAGGAACGGGTAAAACATGGGTAATGAACGCAATTCTCATCTGGCAGTATTTGAACGCCAAATATGAAGATCAACCCTCAGGAAGGTTCTCAAAGAACTTCTTAATAGTGGCACCAGGCCTCATAGTTTATGAAAGACTTCTGGACGCATTCCTTGGAAAGGAACAGGTTGATGGAACCAGAAACTTTGAAGAATCTGATTTCAAGAAGTTTGAAAAGCTCTTCATACCCTCAGCTTACAAAGACACCATATTTGGCTTCATACAGTCAAACGTGGTTAAAAAAGAGGAAATAGGTAAGAAAGTAACTGGTGATGGAATGATTGCCATTACCAACTGGCACCTGCTTGCAGGGGAGGATGAAAAAACAGAGAAATTATCTCCAATTGAAGATCCCACATCGGTTATGGATGATGTTTTACCAATAGCACCTGGAAAGACTGCTGGAAATGCATTGGACTCACTTGACAATCGGTACCTAAGGGGAATGGAAATTGAGTACCTTAAAAATCTCCCAAACATGGTGGTTTTCAACGATGAAGCCCACCACATCCACCAGTTCAAGAAGGGAGGGGAATTTTTAGAGGTTCAGTGGCAGAAAAGTCTCCTGAAAATATCCGAACCCAAGAAGGACAGATTCGTACAGATAGATTTCTCAGCAACGCCCTATAATGTAACTGGGAGTGGGCCTAAAAGGGTTCAGCATTTCTTCCCACACGTCATGGTGAATTTCGACCTTAAAACAGCCATAAGGCAGGGACTGGTTAAAACAATAGCTCTGGATAGAAGGAAAGAAGTAGCAACAATGAAGTTGGATTTCAAAGCATTGAGGGATGGAAAAGATGTTGTTGGACTCTCAGACGGTCAGAAGATCATGCTCAGAGCAGGTTTACAGAAGTTGAACATACTAGAAAAGGAATTTGTAGAACTAACCGCGGATAAAGATGGTTTCTCAAACAAACACCCTAAGATGATGATAATTTGTGAAGACACCAAGGTTGCACCCTTTGTAACGGACTTTTTAATAAAATCTGAAGGTCTCTCAGAAGAGGACATCCTCGAAATACACTCCAACAGAAAGGGTGATATAACAGAGAAGGAATGGGCTGAAACTAAGCAAAAACTCTTCAACATAGACAAGAAAGACACGCCACGTGTTATTGTTTCGGTTTTAATGTTGAGGGAAGGGTTTGATGTGAACAACATTTGTGTTGTTGTACCTTTACGTTCCACAACCTCACCGATTCTCCTTGAACAGACCATAGGAAGGGGTTTAAGGTTGATGTGGCGTGAACCAGAATTTCAGGAGAGTAAAACTGAAAACCGGATAAGACTAATGGAGAAAAAGGAGAAACCACTTAACTACTTGGATATATTGAGCATAGTGGAACACCCCGCATTCATTGAGTTCTACGAGAAGTACGTAGATGATGGATCAGTTATTGTTGATCCAAACCCCCCTAAAGACAGACAGAGTATACTTGGGGACATAATAAAGGTGGGTTTAAGGGAAGACTATGAGAAATATGACTTTTACTGGCCGATAATAGTCCGTGACAGGGAAGAGAACCTAGCTCCTGCAGATTTGTCCTTTGATGATATGGAGCCCTTCTCAGTGCCCCTTGAGACCCTGAGTAAACTGGTTCCAAAGGGTGGGGATGTCTTTTATTCAGAAGAGGTGACTGTTAGAACACGTTTTGGTGAATATTCAGTCACTGCAGATATCTTCAATGCATCAAGTTATAATGAGTTCATATCTAAGCTTGTGAATGGAATTTCATCCATGTTGGTTCCTGTGGGGCGCAAAGACAAAGTTTTCCCAAGGCTGCAGGTTAACAATGCAGAAATAGCAGGACTTGTTGATGATTATATACGGCACAAACTCTTCAACGAGGAATTTGATCCAATGCGTGGAGATAACTGGAGGATCCTTTTCTTATCTGAATCCAAGATCATTGCCCATATCATGAAAAACGTCAGCAAAGCAATATACGAGATGCAGAACAGTGTGGATGTGAGTGAAGCAGAAGTTCTCAAAACCTACTTCTCAGAGGTTTCTGAGATAAAGATGAGGGAAAACTATTCATTGGATGTATCAAAGACCATCTATGAAAAACTGGCTTATCCATCAAATAAAGGGGGATTTGAGAAGGCGTTCATAGAATTCGTGGATAATGACTCCTCTGTGGATTCTTATCTCAAAATAAATGAGAACTACCATGATTTTGCACATATAACTTATATCCGTGAGGATGGGTTATTAGCACATTACTACCCGGACTTCATAGCAAGGATAGAAGGGGATGTATACCTTGTGGAGACCAAGGCTGAGAAGGACCTTAACAATCCCAATGTCCAGCAAAAGAGACGTGCAACTATTGATTTTGTGGATAAAATTAACGATTTGAGGCCCGAAGATAGAATGTACTCCTTCTGGAACTACGTGCTCATTGGAGAGAATACATTCTATGAAATGAGTGAAAATGGAGCATCAACGAGGGAAATACTTGAATATGCAAAGTTATCAAAGGCCAAGGTTGAGGGAACCCTTGAGGATTATTTCATCTAA
- a CDS encoding radical SAM protein has translation MEKLRIYRFQKNRFYGGVATAFCGECNINCIYCYSQNHRNTGKYLEAEEIGEKLVKLIDKHDLKYARISGGDPLSKYSELEKVLNYVLSRRDVKMIVETNGIEIGRNPEIADSLSQFGEDNLIVRVSVKHFDPEKFHYITGAPEDWCVLTFDGLKVLREKEVPHIISWMEEWFNGGEWAAWFEFLEEKEYCKPAGDYPSADEWFEDQLLIDPESFRKYPSVPVSKKEILNKLREIDIEHGVE, from the coding sequence ATGGAAAAACTCAGAATATATCGTTTTCAGAAGAACAGGTTCTACGGCGGTGTTGCAACAGCCTTCTGTGGCGAATGCAACATCAACTGCATCTACTGCTACTCCCAGAACCACAGGAACACGGGAAAATATTTGGAAGCAGAGGAAATAGGAGAAAAACTTGTAAAACTCATAGACAAACATGATCTCAAGTATGCACGGATATCTGGAGGAGACCCCCTCTCAAAATACTCTGAACTTGAGAAGGTTCTGAATTACGTTCTAAGCCGCAGGGATGTTAAGATGATAGTTGAGACCAACGGCATTGAAATTGGCAGAAACCCTGAGATAGCAGATAGTTTAAGCCAGTTCGGTGAGGATAACCTAATTGTAAGGGTCAGTGTAAAGCACTTCGACCCTGAAAAGTTCCATTACATCACAGGAGCACCAGAGGACTGGTGCGTTCTCACCTTCGATGGTTTGAAGGTCCTGAGGGAAAAAGAAGTCCCACATATCATATCCTGGATGGAGGAATGGTTCAACGGTGGGGAATGGGCAGCATGGTTTGAATTTTTAGAGGAAAAAGAATACTGCAAGCCTGCAGGTGACTATCCTTCTGCTGATGAGTGGTTCGAGGACCAGCTACTTATAGATCCTGAAAGTTTCAGGAAATATCCCTCTGTTCCAGTTTCAAAAAAAGAAATACTCAACAAACTCCGGGAAATAGATATTGAACATGGTGTTGAATAA
- a CDS encoding AAA family ATPase, whose amino-acid sequence MKLNNIVADTSVSDKKTSTNLIEPGREAKVVVLQSVGYPFLCNLVENPKIEISNKELFELYAREQWEDYVVKEGSYIFDQKLLPDYAFKIVKAHPDNSKITDKTSIILMELEESSEVKKVQSSVKMADVIGQERAKTKCKIIMKYLKEPEKFGEWAPRNVLFHGTPGTGKTMLAKSLSNELQVPLFLVKATSLIGEHVGDGSRQIHELFDAASACAPAVIFIDEIDAVGLDRKYQSLRGDVSEVVNALLTEMDGIDYNKGVVTIGATNNPHLLDFAIRSRFEEEIEFVLPEENERKEILELYIKSMPLPVEADIKKLTAASKGMSGRDIKDKLLKVALHKAISEDRETVTWDDVEYSLKQHKKEKNEPKGMFA is encoded by the coding sequence GTGAAACTGAATAATATAGTAGCAGATACATCTGTATCAGATAAAAAAACATCAACAAATCTAATTGAACCTGGAAGGGAAGCCAAAGTGGTTGTGCTCCAGTCAGTTGGATACCCATTCCTCTGCAACCTCGTTGAAAATCCCAAGATAGAGATATCCAACAAAGAACTCTTCGAACTGTATGCAAGGGAACAGTGGGAGGACTACGTGGTTAAAGAAGGTTCTTACATATTCGATCAGAAATTATTACCAGATTATGCCTTCAAGATAGTAAAGGCACATCCAGATAACTCCAAGATAACGGATAAAACTTCAATCATCCTCATGGAACTTGAGGAATCCAGTGAAGTTAAAAAAGTTCAAAGCAGCGTTAAAATGGCCGATGTCATTGGCCAGGAACGTGCCAAGACCAAGTGCAAGATCATAATGAAGTACCTGAAGGAGCCTGAGAAGTTCGGGGAATGGGCACCAAGAAACGTCCTGTTCCATGGAACACCAGGAACAGGAAAGACAATGCTTGCAAAATCCCTTTCAAATGAACTTCAAGTCCCTCTCTTCCTTGTCAAGGCTACAAGCCTCATAGGGGAGCACGTGGGTGATGGTTCAAGGCAGATACACGAACTCTTCGATGCAGCTTCAGCCTGTGCACCAGCAGTCATATTCATAGATGAGATCGATGCAGTGGGTCTCGACAGAAAGTACCAGTCCCTCAGGGGAGATGTTTCAGAGGTTGTAAACGCCCTTCTAACAGAGATGGACGGTATAGACTACAACAAGGGAGTTGTTACAATAGGTGCAACCAACAACCCCCACCTACTGGACTTCGCAATCAGGAGCAGGTTCGAAGAGGAAATAGAATTCGTACTGCCTGAAGAAAATGAAAGAAAGGAAATTCTTGAACTTTACATCAAATCCATGCCTCTTCCAGTTGAAGCAGATATCAAGAAGCTTACAGCAGCATCTAAAGGAATGTCAGGTAGGGATATCAAGGACAAACTCCTTAAGGTAGCACTTCACAAGGCAATATCCGAGGACAGGGAAACTGTAACATGGGATGATGTGGAATATTCCCTGAAACAGCACAAAAAGGAGAAAAATGAACCCAAGGGAATGTTTGCTTAA
- a CDS encoding SDR family NAD(P)-dependent oxidoreductase yields MKNFFDLEGKVAVVTGASGGLGADAARAYAQEGADVALLARRKERLESLAEEIESTGRKAIAVQCDVSDEESVKNAVDEIIKRFGRIDILLNNAGVAIRGGVCDLCVEDWDKGMDVNVKGIFLVSKHVIPHMIKNNYGKIVNTSSINSIAGDKEDMFIRHVYNASKAAVRGLTMGMACSYGKYGITVNAVAPGLFESEMTADTLFKSEEFLEKYSRVVPLDRPAKKGELNGSILFFSSDASSYVTGQTIFVDGGFSIV; encoded by the coding sequence ATGAAGAATTTTTTTGACCTGGAAGGAAAAGTGGCAGTTGTAACCGGTGCTTCAGGCGGTCTTGGAGCAGATGCAGCAAGGGCATATGCACAGGAAGGTGCTGACGTTGCTCTTTTAGCAAGGAGAAAGGAAAGATTGGAATCACTGGCAGAGGAAATTGAATCAACAGGAAGAAAGGCTATTGCAGTTCAATGTGATGTATCTGATGAGGAAAGCGTTAAAAACGCAGTTGATGAAATCATCAAACGCTTCGGAAGGATAGACATCCTCCTGAACAACGCAGGTGTGGCAATTCGTGGTGGTGTATGCGATTTATGCGTTGAAGACTGGGACAAGGGAATGGATGTAAATGTTAAGGGAATCTTCCTGGTTTCAAAACATGTCATTCCTCACATGATCAAGAACAACTACGGGAAAATCGTGAACACCAGCTCCATCAACTCCATAGCAGGTGACAAGGAGGATATGTTCATACGTCACGTTTACAACGCATCAAAGGCAGCTGTTCGCGGTTTAACAATGGGTATGGCATGTTCCTACGGTAAATATGGAATTACAGTAAATGCTGTAGCTCCTGGTCTTTTTGAATCAGAAATGACAGCAGATACACTTTTCAAATCTGAAGAATTCCTGGAAAAATACAGCAGAGTTGTACCACTGGACCGTCCAGCCAAAAAGGGAGAATTAAACGGATCTATCTTGTTCTTCTCATCGGATGCCTCATCATATGTAACTGGACAGACTATCTTCGTTGACGGCGGGTTCTCAATAGTCTGA
- a CDS encoding DUF4013 domain-containing protein, translating to MKLKEMLLDSFWYSVSDWKKLIILGILLVLLDSEGGFSGSWALNGLNVIIFIVILILGVLEAGYIFRVLEESVEGSKKLPKFNRFHEMTVHGLKELVIVTVYFAIPLFLFIMFLWGSNTSADITMAGFLIFIVLMGIIYILFPAVMLNMAHNHGTIRSGLDFRAIIRKIRYLGFRDLVVVYTGMFMILGIVKLVLTDNLSTLPLMGDLISQLLIAPFVLLFTTRMLGLMDKE from the coding sequence ATGAAACTGAAAGAGATGCTCCTTGATTCATTCTGGTACTCGGTTTCAGACTGGAAAAAACTCATAATCCTGGGAATTTTACTTGTACTCCTAGATTCTGAAGGGGGATTTTCAGGTTCCTGGGCCCTTAACGGGTTAAATGTCATCATATTCATTGTAATATTAATTTTAGGAGTTCTGGAGGCAGGCTACATCTTCAGAGTTCTTGAAGAATCTGTGGAAGGATCCAAAAAACTTCCGAAGTTCAACAGATTCCATGAAATGACGGTTCATGGACTTAAAGAGCTAGTTATAGTCACTGTATACTTTGCAATTCCTTTATTCCTATTCATCATGTTCCTGTGGGGTAGTAATACATCTGCAGACATCACTATGGCCGGATTTCTGATTTTCATTGTTTTAATGGGGATAATATACATCTTATTTCCAGCAGTTATGCTTAACATGGCCCACAACCATGGAACCATAAGATCAGGTCTGGATTTCAGGGCCATAATCAGAAAAATCAGATATTTGGGCTTCAGGGATCTTGTGGTGGTTTACACAGGGATGTTCATGATTCTGGGAATTGTGAAACTTGTTTTAACTGACAACCTTTCAACCCTGCCATTGATGGGAGATCTTATTTCCCAGCTTTTAATAGCACCCTTTGTTCTGTTGTTCACCACAAGGATGCTGGGCCTTATGGATAAGGAATGA
- the hemA gene encoding glutamyl-tRNA reductase — protein sequence MILNIRVDHKTANIGTMERSAQKLDVAFQEILEKYAVVEYIQIKTCNRTEFYMVLEGSPKVEYNDFVVETDKKALEHLLRLASGLESMIVGEDQILGQIKDSRKRSIKEKCCGRVLNTVFTKAVHVGQSVRKKTRINEGSVSIGSAAVDLAEKVHGNLKCKKVLVVGAGKMGTLVAKALVEKNLKAIVVANRTHDRAVCLARELGGSAIHFDKLGEAMKDADVVISATGAPHPILTYEKVKESVPAENLHHMVMVDIANPRDIDERVSELGVKLFNIDDLRGVADESLKMREAEAVRAERIVEEELELLQRSLKHMEVEPLISSIRADAEKIRVKETEKALKILGDMEGKERVVEDLTKVLVKHISYDIIQNLKHAAEKEQKDVIEAAEVIFKGEF from the coding sequence GTGATCCTTAATATCAGAGTCGACCACAAGACTGCAAATATCGGTACAATGGAAAGATCAGCACAGAAACTCGACGTTGCGTTCCAGGAAATTTTAGAGAAGTACGCTGTAGTGGAGTACATCCAGATAAAGACCTGTAACAGAACAGAGTTTTACATGGTGCTTGAAGGCAGCCCTAAAGTAGAGTACAATGATTTTGTGGTTGAAACTGATAAAAAAGCACTTGAACATCTTTTAAGACTTGCATCTGGACTTGAATCCATGATAGTAGGTGAAGATCAGATACTCGGCCAGATAAAAGATTCCCGTAAACGTAGTATTAAGGAGAAGTGCTGCGGCAGAGTTCTCAACACTGTTTTCACCAAGGCAGTTCACGTGGGGCAGTCCGTCCGTAAAAAAACCCGTATCAATGAGGGATCCGTGTCCATAGGATCAGCGGCGGTTGATCTTGCAGAGAAGGTTCATGGAAACCTCAAATGCAAGAAGGTTCTGGTCGTGGGTGCAGGTAAGATGGGAACACTCGTTGCCAAGGCCCTGGTTGAAAAAAATCTTAAAGCAATTGTTGTTGCAAACAGAACCCATGACAGGGCAGTCTGCCTTGCAAGGGAGCTTGGTGGTTCGGCCATACACTTCGATAAACTCGGTGAAGCCATGAAGGATGCAGATGTTGTTATAAGTGCAACAGGAGCACCACACCCCATCTTGACATATGAGAAAGTGAAAGAATCGGTACCTGCAGAAAATCTTCATCACATGGTGATGGTGGACATTGCAAACCCCCGTGACATAGATGAAAGGGTTTCAGAGCTGGGTGTTAAACTCTTCAACATAGACGACCTCAGAGGGGTGGCAGATGAGAGCCTCAAGATGCGTGAGGCAGAGGCTGTGCGTGCAGAGAGAATAGTTGAGGAGGAACTTGAACTTCTCCAGAGATCCCTGAAACACATGGAAGTCGAACCCCTGATATCGAGTATCAGAGCAGACGCTGAGAAGATAAGGGTTAAAGAGACTGAAAAAGCCCTCAAAATTCTTGGAGATATGGAAGGTAAGGAGAGGGTTGTTGAAGATCTTACAAAGGTCCTTGTTAAACATATATCCTACGATATCATCCAGAACCTGAAGCATGCAGCTGAAAAAGAGCAGAAAGATGTTATTGAAGCTGCAGAGGTTATTTTTAAGGGAGAATTTTAA